The following are encoded together in the Girardinichthys multiradiatus isolate DD_20200921_A chromosome X, DD_fGirMul_XY1, whole genome shotgun sequence genome:
- the LOC124862675 gene encoding transcription factor AP-4-like produces the protein MEYFMVSAQKVPPLQHFRKTEKEVIGGLCSLANIPLTPETARDQERRIRREIANSNERRRMQSINAGFQSLKTLIPHSDGEKLSKAAILQQTAEYIFTLEQEKTRLLHQNSQLKRIIQELSGSSPKRRRAEEKDEGIGSPDILEEEKTEDLKREMIELRQQLEKERTVRMVLEDQMRSLDAQLYPEKLKAIAQQVQEQQAQTQSLVHLQKQLERDLTPAHSPQVLAPATPPAPTHHATVIVPAPAQTPQSHHVTVVTMGPTSVINSVSTSRQNLDTIVQAIQHIEGTQGKGFEEEQRRAVIVTSGRMLSDAAGSDTASNSDGPDESSLP, from the exons ATGGAGTATTTCATGGTTTCAGCTCAGAAGGTGCCCCCGCTGCAACATTTCAGGAAAACGGAGAAAGAAGTGATTGGTGGTCTCTGTAG TCTGGCCAACATTCCTCTGACCCCAGAAACAGCCAGGGACCAAGAGAGGCGAATTCGCAGAGAGATCGCCAACAGCAACGAGCGTCGGCGTATGCAGAGCATCAATGCTGGATTCCAGTCACTTAAAACACTCATCCCACACAGTGATGGGGAGAAGCTCAGCAAG GCTGCAATCTTGCAACAGACAGCTGAGTACATCTTCACTTTGGAGCAAGAGAAGACACGGCTATTGCATCAGAACAGTCAGCTCAAACGAATCATTCAG GAGTTAAGCGGTTCCTCCCCGAAGAGGAGACGTGCAGAGGAGAAAGATGAAGGCATCGGCTCACCAGACAtcctggaggaggagaagactGAAGACCTGAAGAGGGAGATGATTGAGCTGAGGCAGCAGCTGGAAAAGGAGCGCACAGTCAGGATGGTGCTGGAGGATCAG ATGCGCTCCCTGGATGCTCAGCTGTACCCAGAGAAGCTGAAGGCGATCGCCCAGCAGGTCCAGGAGCAGCAAGCCCAGACTCAGAGTCTTGTTCATCTGCAGAAGCAGCTAGAGAGGGACCTCACTCCAGCACACAGCCCCCAG GTGTTGGCTCCTGCTACCCCGCCGGCACCCACACACCATGCCACCGTCATCGTTCCTGCACCTGCACAGACTCCCCAGTCCCATCACGTTACCGTGGTAACCATGGGCCCAACATCGGTTATTAATTCTGTGTCCACATCTCGACAGAACCTGGACACCATCGTTCAA GCAATCCAGCATATCGAGGGCACCCAGGGAAAGGGTTTCGAGGAAGAGCAGAGGAGGGCGGTCATCGTTACTTCGGGGCGCATGCTCTCTGACGCGGCGGGCTCAGACACGGCATCGAACAGCGACGGACCCGACGAGTCTTCGCTGCCATGA